A region of the Salinisphaera sp. T31B1 genome:
AGTGATCGTCGGGCTCATCGCGCAGTCGCTGGCGCTGATCACGGACGCCGAACACATGCTCACCGACGCGGGCGCCATCGGTCGGTCTCTGGTGGCCATGCGGCTGGCCAGTCGGCCACCCAAAGGCCGATTCACCTTCGGTCTGAAACGCGCCGCAATCCTGAGCGCGCAGACCAACGGGCTGGTTCTTTTACTGCTGTCGATCTGGTTCCTGGTGGAGGGTGTCATTCGACTGATTGAGCCGCCGCAGGTCAACGGATTGTTGGTCGGCATCGTCGCGCTGGTCGGCATCGTGGTGAACCTGGCCGCGACCTGGGCGCTGAGCCGTGCCAGTCGCGAGAGTCTCAACGACGAGGGCAGTTTCCAGCATATCCTGACCGATCTATATGCGTTTATTGCGACCGCGATCGCCGGTTTTCTGATTTTCTGGACCGGCTGGACGCGCTGGCCGCCCTGACCGTGGCCGCGCTCATGCTCAAGGCCGGCTACGGTCTGGTCCGCGAATCGGGACGTGTCTTTCTCGAGGCCGCGCCCGTGGGGCTCGACCCGTCAACACTGGAATCGGCCATCCGCGAAGTGCCGGGCGTGCGCAACGTGCGCGATCTGCATGTCTGGGAGGTGACTTCTGGCATGCCGTGCTTGTCGGCCGAGATCCACGTCGATGAAGGGATCGATTGTCATGGGATTCGTCGCTCGGTGGACGCGATGCTGCACGAGCGTTTCGACATCGCCCACAGCACGCTGCAAACCGAACACGTATCGTCGACCGGCGAGATCGAGACCGATCCCCATCATGTCTGTGTATTCGAGCAGCCGGCTTCGTAAGCCGTATGCGCGCGGTGTTTGCGCTGTAAGCGCTCACGTGAAGTCGTAGGCACGATGGTTGCCATGCCCGCCAGATACGCCTGCGTCGATTCCGGGCGGCGTGGGTCCGGTCCGCCGAACTCGAACGGCGCGAAGTCGAGGGGCTATAAACTCACGCGCTCAATGCGCGTCATGCAGGCATTGGTCGTGATCGGCCAGGATCTCGATCACCCGGCAATCGCGAACCCGGCCGTGCCGATCGCAATCGGCCATGCGCTCCAGTTCCTCTTTCAACGCCGTCAAGCGTGCGATGCGGCTGTCAATCGCCGCGAGCTGGGCGGTCGCGATGGCATCGGCCTGTTCACAGGAGCGCATCGGATGGTGCTGCATCTCGATCAATGTCCGGATGGCGTCGACCTCGAAACCGAGTTCGCGCGCATGCCGGATGAAGCGTAGTTGTTGGGCCGCCTCGGCGCCGTAGCACCGCCGATTACTGGCGGTGCGCGGCGGCTCGGGCAACAGACCGATCTGCTCGTAATACCGGATCGTCGGGATCTTCACCCCACTGGTTTCGGCCACCTGACCGATCGACAAGGTAGTCACGGTTTCCTCCTTATCCTATAGCCGCTATAGATATAGAGATTGGATGTCGCCGCGTCAACCATCAAGCCTTGTAGAAAATCAAGGCGTCGATAAATAACGCTTGATCCTATAGCGGCTAGAGCATTTAAGGTCTGAGGGCATTGAAGCACCGACGACGGATCGAGTCATGAGCACATTGGTAAACCAGAACCGCTATCGCATCGACGGCATGGATTGCGCGAGCTGTGCGGCCAAGATCGAAGGCGCGGCACGCCGTGTCAAAGGCGTGAATCACGTCGACGTATCGGTGGCGGCCCGCAGCATGACCATCGAGCATGACGACGAGGTCCGACTGGACAAACTGGAAAAACGGATCCGCACGTTGGGCTATGGCGCCCGCCGATTGGCTGCCGACGAAGGCTTGTCGCCGAGCGCCGAGTCGGCATGCTGCGAGCACGAGCACCGCCATGGCCAATGCGGGCATGGAGAGCCGGATGCGTTCGATGCCCCGCTGGAAAGCGATGACCAGAGGCGTGTTACGCGCTATCAGGTCCACGGCATGGACTGCGCCAGCTGCGCAGCCAAGATCGATGGCGCCGCTCGGCGTGTTAACGGTGTGGACGAGGTACAGGTGTCGGTTGCGACAACGAGCATGAGCGTTCGTCACGCGCCCGACGCGAACCTCGCCCGCCTTGAAAAACGCATCGGCGCGCTGGGGTATGGTGTCCAGCGACTGACCGCGAACGCACCGCCGTCCGACGCGCAAGCGCCGTGCGGTTGTGGCCATGATCACGCATCGTCTCACGATGAGCCGGCGGCCGATAGCGACAAAGCATCCAGCCCACCGCCTTGGTATCGCCATGCGAAGATCATGACGACCGCAGCCTGTGGCGCGGCGCTCGCGGTCGCGTTTGGATTGTCGCAGGTGATGCCGGCCTATGCCGTCTTCTTCTTTGGCGTTGCCATGCTGATCGGGCTGATACCGGTGGCGCGCCGGGCCATCACGGGCGCGCTGCTGGCCGGTACGCCGTTCTCGATCGAGATGCTGATGACCATTGCCGCGGTCGGCGCGGTCGCACTAGGCGCCACCCGCGAAGCAGCGGTCGTGGTGTTGCTTTTCCTGATCGGCGAATGGCTCGAAGGCGTCGCGGCCGGGCGGGCGCGGTCGAGCATTTCGGCGCTCGCCGACCTGGTACCCAAGACCGCACGGATCGTCGATCCGCAAGGCACAATCCGCGAAGTTGCTGCCGACACGCTCGACAAAGGCGTGACGGTTCTGGTCCGACCGGGCGATCGCATCCCCGCGGACGGCACGGTCATCGACGGTGAGAGTGCGGTTGATCAGGCGCCGGTTACGGGCGAGAGCACGCCGGTCACCAAACGAGTCGACGATTCGGTCTTTGCCGGGACGATCAACGGTGCGGCCGCGCTTCATATCCGCGTGACCGCCGCCGCCCAGGACAACACGATCGCCCGCGTCGTGCGGCTCGTGGAAGAGGCCCAGGAATCCAAGACCCCCACTGAACGCTTCATCGATCGCTTCGCCCGTTACTACACGCCGGCGGTCGTCGCCGTGGCGGCCCTTGTGGCCATCGTGCCGCCTCTGGCGTTTGGTGCTGCGTGGAGCGTTTGGATATACAAAGCGCTGGCGATTCTCTTGATCGGCTGCCCGTGCGCGCTGGTTATTTCCACGCCGGCCGCAGTCGCGGCTGCCTTGTCGGCGGGCGCCCGGCGCGGCCTGTTGATCAAAGGCGGCGCGGTACTGGAAACACTCGGTACTATCGGTGCCGTGGCCTTCGACAAGACCGGCACGCTAACCGAGGGCAAGCCGCGCGTGACCGACATCGTCGCGCTCGGCGACCACGACGAGAACGAGATCTTGCGTCTGGCGGCCGCCCTGGAACAGAGCGCGAGCCATCCGCTGGCCGCGGCCATTGTGGACGCCGCTCGCCGGCGCGCGATCACGATTCCGGGCGTCGAACGCGCCGCGGCCGTCCAGGGCCAGGGCATCACCGCCGATCTGAGCGAGCGCAGACTGTTTCTCGGCTCGCTGACTGCCGCCCGTGAGCGAGCCGCGATCGATACGGCCACCACGTCGCGGATTCAGGCACTCAACGACGAGGGTAAGAGCGTGGCAGTGCTGGTCGCCGACGATCAGGTGATGGGCGTGCTCGCCCTGCGTGACGAACCTCGGCCCGAGGCCGCCGCGGCCCTGGGCGAGCTAGCGCGGCGGGGGGTGCAGTCGGTTATGCTGACCGGTGACAACGCGCGTACCGCCAAAGCGATCGGTCGTCGTCTTGATATTGAGGTGCACGCCGATCTCATGCCCAAAGACAAGCAGCGGATCGTGCGGGAACGTCAGGCTCAGGACGTGCACGTCGCCAAAGTGGGCGATGGCATCAATGACGCGCCGGCGCTGGCGGCCGCCGATGTCGGTATCGCGATGGGCGGTGGCACCGACGTCGCGCTCGAGACCGGTGATGCGGCAAGCCTGCACGGTGATTTGCGCGATGTGGGCGACATGATTGCGCTCTCCCGGCGCACGATGGCCAACATCCGCCAGAACATCGGTATCGCTTTCGGCCTGAAGGCTGTTTTCTTGGTGACCACGATCGTTGGGCTGACCGGTCTATGGCCGGCGATCCTGGCCGACACCGGCGCGACTGTGCTGGTGACCGCCAACGCGTTGCGTCTTTTGCGTACCCCTCGGCGATCGCGCAGGACGAAACCGGTATCGGCATCCCGTGAATTAGCCCAAGCGTAGTCGTCGACGGGCGGCTGTGGCCTTGGTTGAAGGGCTCATCGCTTTTGACTGGAGCCCACTCGGAATTAACGAAAATTGCATCGACTTTCTTGAGACGGATTAGGGCCGCAATATGTGTAACGCCATCATGCAAACATATATTCAACTGTAACAATGAAAATCCACTCAGCGGAACACCACACAGCGTATCGGTCGTTCGAGCGCAGCGAAAACGGAGCTTCTTATGAGTCATGATCATAGTCATCACGATCACGGACATGCCATTTCTGCCGATGCGGATCGACGCTATCTGTATACCGCCCTCGGGCTGTTAGTCGCCTTCATGGTGGTCGAGGTCGTGGTCGGTATTATCGTCAATTCGCTGGCATTGATCGCGGACGCCGGCCATATGCTCACCGACGCGGGCGCGATTGGGCTGGCACTCGTTGCCATGCGCCTGGCAAGCCGGCCCGCCAGCGGGCGATTCACATTCGGGCTAAAGCGGTCTGAAATCCTGAGCGCACAAGCCAACGGCATCACGCTGCTGCTGTTATCGGTGTGGTTCGTCATCGAGGGCGTCATGCGGCTAGTCGCACCGCCGCAGGTCGACGGGTTGTTTGTCGGGGTGGTGGCGCTTGTCGGCATCGTGTTCAATCTCGGCGCGACCTGGGCTCTGAGCAAGGCCAATCGCGAAAGCCTCAACGTCGAAGGCAGTTTTCAGCATATCCTGACCGACCTCTATGCTTTTATTGCGACCGCGATTGCGGGCTTTGCCATCTGGTGGACCGGCTGGTATCGCCTGGACGCGGTGGCCGCGCTGATCGTGGCCGGGCTGATGTTCAAGGCCGGCATCGGTCTTGTGCGTGAATCCGGGCGCGTCTTCCTTGAGGCCGCGCCCGCCGGCCTGCATCCGACAACCCTGGATGCCGCCATCCGCGACGTGCCCGGCGTCTTGGGCGTCGAGGATCTGCATGTTTGGGAA
Encoded here:
- a CDS encoding heavy metal translocating P-type ATPase → MSTLVNQNRYRIDGMDCASCAAKIEGAARRVKGVNHVDVSVAARSMTIEHDDEVRLDKLEKRIRTLGYGARRLAADEGLSPSAESACCEHEHRHGQCGHGEPDAFDAPLESDDQRRVTRYQVHGMDCASCAAKIDGAARRVNGVDEVQVSVATTSMSVRHAPDANLARLEKRIGALGYGVQRLTANAPPSDAQAPCGCGHDHASSHDEPAADSDKASSPPPWYRHAKIMTTAACGAALAVAFGLSQVMPAYAVFFFGVAMLIGLIPVARRAITGALLAGTPFSIEMLMTIAAVGAVALGATREAAVVVLLFLIGEWLEGVAAGRARSSISALADLVPKTARIVDPQGTIREVAADTLDKGVTVLVRPGDRIPADGTVIDGESAVDQAPVTGESTPVTKRVDDSVFAGTINGAAALHIRVTAAAQDNTIARVVRLVEEAQESKTPTERFIDRFARYYTPAVVAVAALVAIVPPLAFGAAWSVWIYKALAILLIGCPCALVISTPAAVAAALSAGARRGLLIKGGAVLETLGTIGAVAFDKTGTLTEGKPRVTDIVALGDHDENEILRLAAALEQSASHPLAAAIVDAARRRAITIPGVERAAAVQGQGITADLSERRLFLGSLTAARERAAIDTATTSRIQALNDEGKSVAVLVADDQVMGVLALRDEPRPEAAAALGELARRGVQSVMLTGDNARTAKAIGRRLDIEVHADLMPKDKQRIVRERQAQDVHVAKVGDGINDAPALAAADVGIAMGGGTDVALETGDAASLHGDLRDVGDMIALSRRTMANIRQNIGIAFGLKAVFLVTTIVGLTGLWPAILADTGATVLVTANALRLLRTPRRSRRTKPVSASRELAQA
- a CDS encoding helix-turn-helix domain-containing protein; its protein translation is MTTLSIGQVAETSGVKIPTIRYYEQIGLLPEPPRTASNRRCYGAEAAQQLRFIRHARELGFEVDAIRTLIEMQHHPMRSCEQADAIATAQLAAIDSRIARLTALKEELERMADCDRHGRVRDCRVIEILADHDQCLHDAH
- a CDS encoding cation diffusion facilitator family transporter, with the translated sequence MSHDHSHHDHGHAISADADRRYLYTALGLLVAFMVVEVVVGIIVNSLALIADAGHMLTDAGAIGLALVAMRLASRPASGRFTFGLKRSEILSAQANGITLLLLSVWFVIEGVMRLVAPPQVDGLFVGVVALVGIVFNLGATWALSKANRESLNVEGSFQHILTDLYAFIATAIAGFAIWWTGWYRLDAVAALIVAGLMFKAGIGLVRESGRVFLEAAPAGLHPTTLDAAIRDVPGVLGVEDLHVWEVTSGMACLSGDILVGTNADCHAIRRAVQTMLHDDFKIEHSTLQAEHVTDDSARIGTREGPGDSCVFAGGHA